One Kribbella sp. NBC_00662 genomic region harbors:
- a CDS encoding ABC transporter ATP-binding protein — MADELLVATNVVKHYDISPALNFGAKTLVRAVDGVDLTLRKGESLGIVGESGCGKSTLVRLLAALEKPTAGQIEYNGVDVSKLKGRELRQWRRNVQVVFQDPYSSLNPRMRVGEIVGEPFLVHPDVGKGIDIRSKVRELLELVGLRPEDETKFPHQFSGGQRQRIGIARAIALNPDVLLCDEPVSALDLSVQAQVVNLLMRLQRELGLSIIFVAHDLSVVRHVSDRVAVMYLGKVAELGEHQQVYDVPAHPYTQALLSAEPGLARKGRERIVLAGDPPSPVMPPSGCRFHTRCLRAEARCSTDVPELRKIRSGQTVSCHFAENAQSAYSPA; from the coding sequence ATGGCCGACGAGTTGCTGGTGGCAACGAATGTCGTGAAGCACTACGACATCAGCCCGGCGCTGAACTTCGGCGCCAAGACCCTGGTCCGCGCCGTCGACGGCGTCGACCTCACGCTCCGCAAGGGCGAGTCGCTCGGTATCGTCGGCGAGTCCGGCTGCGGGAAGTCCACGCTGGTCCGGCTGCTCGCCGCCCTGGAGAAGCCGACCGCGGGACAGATCGAGTACAACGGCGTCGACGTCAGCAAGCTGAAGGGCCGCGAGCTGCGGCAGTGGCGGCGCAACGTCCAGGTCGTCTTCCAGGACCCGTACTCGAGCCTGAACCCGCGGATGCGGGTCGGCGAGATCGTCGGCGAGCCGTTCCTGGTGCACCCGGACGTCGGCAAGGGGATCGACATCCGGTCCAAGGTCCGCGAGCTGCTCGAGCTGGTCGGTCTGCGGCCCGAGGACGAGACGAAGTTCCCGCACCAGTTCTCCGGCGGCCAGCGGCAGCGGATCGGGATCGCGCGGGCGATCGCGCTCAATCCCGACGTACTGCTGTGTGACGAGCCGGTGTCGGCGCTCGACCTGTCGGTCCAGGCGCAGGTGGTGAACCTGTTGATGCGGCTGCAGCGTGAGCTTGGTCTCAGCATCATCTTCGTCGCCCACGACCTGTCCGTGGTCCGGCACGTCTCCGACCGGGTCGCGGTGATGTACCTCGGCAAGGTCGCCGAGCTGGGCGAGCACCAGCAGGTGTACGACGTACCCGCGCACCCGTACACGCAGGCGCTGCTGTCGGCGGAGCCCGGTCTGGCCCGGAAGGGCCGGGAGCGGATCGTGCTGGCCGGTGACCCGCCGTCGCCGGTGATGCCGCCGTCCGGATGCCGGTTCCACACCCGCTGCCTGCGGGCCGAGGCGAGGTGCAGCACCGACGTACCCGAGCTGCGGAAGATCCGGTCCGGGCAGACCGTTTCGTGCCATTTCGCCGAGAATGCGCAGAGCGCCTACTCCCCGGCGTGA
- a CDS encoding ABC transporter ATP-binding protein — MTIGEVLLKVEDLTVEFDTPRGPVRAVDGVSWQVRAGETLAILGESGSGKSVSTQALTGILEMPPGRILKGTAEYRGADLIQMTTKERRRIVGDRITMVFQDSLSALNPVQSVGTQIAECYRVHRGMSKREALKKAAEMLDQVRIPAAAKRVNDYPHEFSGGMRQRVMLAMALALDPDVLIADEPTTALDVTVQAQILELIAELQAERQMGVVLITHDLGVVSDVADNVVVMYAGHVVERAATAEALEHPVHPYTEGLLGSMPSADLKGQELPTIPGTPPSLRAIPSGCAFRTRCPIAIDDCANEVPPLLTVAPGRDAACIRRTSIEAREAV, encoded by the coding sequence ATGACTATTGGCGAAGTACTTCTCAAGGTCGAAGACCTCACTGTCGAGTTCGACACGCCCCGCGGGCCGGTGCGCGCCGTCGACGGCGTCTCGTGGCAGGTGCGGGCGGGGGAGACCCTGGCGATCCTCGGCGAGTCCGGGTCGGGGAAGAGTGTCTCGACCCAGGCCCTGACCGGGATCCTCGAGATGCCGCCCGGCCGGATCCTGAAGGGTACGGCGGAGTATCGCGGCGCCGACCTGATCCAGATGACAACCAAGGAACGGCGGCGGATCGTCGGGGACCGGATCACGATGGTGTTCCAGGACTCGCTGTCCGCGCTGAACCCGGTGCAGTCGGTCGGCACCCAGATAGCGGAGTGCTACCGCGTCCACCGCGGCATGTCGAAGCGCGAGGCGCTCAAGAAGGCCGCCGAGATGCTCGACCAGGTGCGGATCCCGGCCGCGGCGAAGCGGGTGAACGACTACCCGCACGAGTTCTCCGGCGGTATGCGGCAGCGCGTGATGCTGGCGATGGCGCTCGCGCTCGATCCCGACGTACTGATCGCCGATGAGCCGACCACGGCGCTCGACGTGACCGTGCAGGCCCAGATCCTCGAGCTGATCGCGGAACTGCAGGCCGAGCGGCAGATGGGCGTCGTGCTGATCACCCACGACCTCGGTGTGGTCTCGGACGTCGCCGACAACGTCGTGGTGATGTACGCCGGGCACGTGGTCGAACGCGCCGCCACGGCGGAGGCGCTCGAGCATCCCGTACACCCTTACACCGAAGGGCTCCTGGGCTCGATGCCGTCGGCGGACCTGAAGGGTCAGGAGCTGCCGACGATCCCCGGTACGCCGCCGTCGCTGCGGGCGATCCCGTCCGGTTGCGCGTTCCGGACCCGGTGCCCGATCGCGATCGACGACTGCGCCAACGAGGTGCCGCCGTTGCTGACAGTCGCTCCAGGACGTGATGCGGCCTGCATCCGCCGTACGTCGATCGAGGCCAGGGAGGCGGTCTGA
- the dapB gene encoding 4-hydroxy-tetrahydrodipicolinate reductase, producing MIKVGVLGAKGKMGAQTCLAVEEAADCELVARLDQGDELDELVKAGAEVVVDFTRPEVVMDNLAWCIEHGINAVVGTTGFDEERLATLRSQLASSPSTGVLIAPNFSIGAVLMMQFAAKAAPYYESVEIVELHHPDKVDAPSGTARRTAELIADARREAGSKPIPDATTTALDGARGADVDGIRVHGVRLRGLIAHQEVLLGDEGETLTIRHDSMARTSFMAGVLLGVRSIGNTPGLTVGLEHFMDLA from the coding sequence ATGATCAAGGTCGGTGTGCTGGGGGCCAAGGGCAAGATGGGCGCTCAGACGTGCCTCGCGGTCGAGGAGGCCGCCGACTGTGAGCTGGTCGCGCGGCTCGACCAGGGCGACGAGCTCGACGAGCTGGTCAAGGCCGGCGCCGAGGTGGTCGTCGACTTCACCCGGCCCGAGGTCGTGATGGACAACCTGGCCTGGTGCATCGAGCACGGCATCAACGCGGTCGTCGGCACCACCGGGTTCGACGAGGAGCGGCTGGCCACACTGCGTTCGCAGCTCGCGAGCAGCCCGTCCACCGGCGTGCTGATTGCACCGAACTTCTCGATCGGCGCGGTCCTGATGATGCAGTTCGCCGCGAAGGCCGCGCCGTACTACGAGTCGGTCGAGATCGTCGAGCTGCACCACCCCGACAAGGTCGACGCCCCGTCCGGTACCGCACGCCGTACGGCGGAACTCATCGCGGACGCGCGCCGGGAGGCCGGATCCAAGCCGATCCCGGACGCGACCACGACCGCGCTCGACGGCGCCCGCGGCGCGGACGTCGACGGCATCCGGGTGCACGGCGTCCGGCTCCGCGGCCTGATCGCGCACCAGGAGGTCCTGCTCGGCGACGAGGGGGAGACCCTCACGATCCGCCACGACTCGATGGCCCGCACGTCGTTCATGGCCGGCGTCCTCCTCGGCGTCCGCAGCATCGGCAACACCCCCGGCCTGACCGTCGGTCTAGAGCACTTCATGGACCTCGCCTAG
- a CDS encoding ABC transporter permease, which produces MIRFVARRVLAAIPIGLVVTLGVYALVFAMPGDPLRELAGDKPIPAAVLAAKRAQFHLDDPFIVQYLLSMKDILTGHFGTTFAGADIADQLRLRIPVTLKLTLLANAFQWTLGLFFGIYAGFKRNGWVDRSLLLTTLVLLAVPGLVAYFAAQYLFGVELKWFPVSGVLEGFPRSYLLPALVIGVLGFAGLARLLRTSIVETVNADFVKTARAKGLGEQRVLWRHILPNALLPVITFIGLDLAGMFGGAIITESIFNLPGLGQFMFQAIKLKEGGVVVLLSTLAFISFIVINLLVDVLYGVVDPRVRNV; this is translated from the coding sequence GTGATTCGTTTCGTCGCTCGCCGCGTCCTCGCGGCGATCCCGATCGGACTGGTCGTCACGCTGGGGGTCTACGCGCTCGTCTTCGCGATGCCCGGAGACCCCCTGCGTGAACTGGCCGGCGACAAGCCGATCCCGGCGGCCGTGCTGGCGGCCAAACGGGCCCAGTTCCACCTCGACGACCCCTTCATCGTCCAGTACCTGCTGAGCATGAAGGACATCCTCACCGGCCACTTCGGTACGACGTTCGCCGGCGCCGACATCGCCGATCAGCTCCGGCTCCGGATCCCGGTCACGCTGAAGCTGACGCTGCTGGCGAACGCCTTCCAGTGGACGCTCGGGCTGTTCTTCGGCATCTACGCCGGGTTCAAGCGCAACGGCTGGGTCGACCGGTCGTTGCTGCTGACAACATTGGTGCTGCTCGCGGTCCCCGGACTGGTGGCGTACTTCGCCGCGCAGTACCTGTTCGGGGTCGAGCTGAAGTGGTTCCCGGTGTCAGGTGTGCTCGAAGGGTTCCCGAGGTCGTATCTGCTGCCCGCGTTGGTGATCGGCGTGCTCGGGTTCGCCGGACTGGCCCGGCTGCTGCGGACGTCGATCGTGGAGACGGTCAACGCGGACTTCGTGAAGACCGCGCGGGCCAAGGGACTGGGGGAGCAGCGGGTGCTGTGGCGGCACATCCTGCCGAACGCGCTGCTCCCGGTGATCACGTTCATCGGGCTCGACCTGGCCGGCATGTTCGGCGGCGCGATCATCACCGAGAGCATCTTCAACCTGCCCGGGCTCGGTCAGTTCATGTTCCAGGCGATCAAGCTGAAGGAGGGCGGGGTCGTGGTGCTGCTGTCGACGCTGGCCTTCATCTCGTTCATCGTGATCAACCTGCTGGTCGACGTGCTGTACGGCGTCGTGGATCCGAGGGTGCGCAATGTCTGA
- a CDS encoding ATP-binding cassette domain-containing protein, whose protein sequence is MLDAFRTARFSLVDAVRVAPGWLAAYSMLQLILAFLPGAQVVLIRSLVDGGGTWGPLLGLTVVVGAMYPITQVSNIAGQRMMLRLRLDYRVELAHAAARLSPSRLADPGVVRDLEAGQSATHPMSDVAGKPVQVLSAAVTSVLLCIAIASINLLSGLLVLAALVPTVLAFTLISRMEAKGWPRVGEHERAAAYATEQLIQQRSGTELAVLGSGRKVADLIADRRASATQVLDRMIRTAMNFELAAALVTVLLFGGALVALVVGGANGGAAAAAVAGTITGLNAIRQCGYAFGSIVTAAPQAMIYRRFVRSVPPAARQTVVPKVESVALEHVTFRYGDKPVLRDVSIEARRGELVALVGVNGAGKSTAINLLVGSLSPDCGRVLIDGKDAADLSEAERLGYFGLLVQEFGRFEFTLRDAVALGSPDPVSDRAVHTALADTFAAGLPLDTQLGQQWGGTGISGGQWQRLALARIRLRDAGVWILDEPTSAIDAEAEREIFADLRRTRQARITIVVSHRAWTLREMDRIYVIDGGTVVQEGTYPELMARQTGRFARLFAAQQE, encoded by the coding sequence GTGCTGGATGCGTTTCGTACTGCCCGTTTTTCGCTGGTCGATGCCGTCCGAGTCGCGCCGGGGTGGTTGGCGGCGTACTCGATGCTGCAACTGATCCTGGCGTTTCTGCCGGGTGCGCAGGTTGTGCTGATCCGCTCGCTGGTCGACGGCGGCGGTACCTGGGGACCGTTGCTGGGGCTGACGGTCGTGGTCGGCGCGATGTACCCGATCACCCAGGTGTCGAACATCGCCGGCCAGCGGATGATGCTGCGTCTGCGGCTCGATTATCGCGTCGAGCTCGCGCACGCGGCGGCGCGGCTGAGTCCGAGTCGGTTGGCCGACCCGGGCGTGGTCAGGGACCTGGAGGCCGGTCAATCCGCGACGCATCCGATGAGTGATGTCGCGGGCAAGCCGGTGCAGGTGTTGAGCGCGGCGGTCACGTCGGTACTGCTCTGCATCGCGATCGCATCGATCAACCTGCTGTCCGGACTCCTCGTGCTCGCCGCGCTCGTGCCGACCGTGCTCGCGTTCACCTTGATCTCGCGGATGGAGGCGAAAGGGTGGCCGCGGGTCGGCGAGCACGAGCGCGCGGCGGCGTACGCGACCGAACAGCTGATCCAGCAGCGCTCGGGCACCGAGCTGGCCGTGCTCGGATCGGGCCGGAAGGTCGCCGACCTGATCGCGGACCGCCGTGCGTCGGCGACCCAGGTGCTCGACCGGATGATCAGAACGGCGATGAACTTCGAGCTGGCCGCCGCGCTGGTCACCGTGCTTCTCTTCGGCGGAGCGTTGGTTGCACTGGTGGTCGGCGGCGCGAACGGGGGAGCAGCCGCCGCGGCTGTTGCCGGCACGATCACCGGTCTCAACGCGATCCGTCAATGCGGGTACGCATTCGGCAGCATCGTCACCGCGGCCCCACAAGCCATGATCTACAGGCGTTTCGTCCGCAGCGTGCCGCCCGCCGCCCGCCAGACCGTCGTACCGAAGGTCGAGTCGGTCGCCCTCGAGCACGTCACCTTCAGGTACGGCGACAAGCCCGTACTGCGCGACGTGTCCATCGAGGCGCGTCGCGGCGAACTGGTCGCGCTGGTCGGCGTCAACGGTGCTGGGAAGTCCACCGCGATCAACCTGCTCGTCGGCAGCCTGAGTCCCGACTGCGGGCGGGTCCTGATCGACGGCAAGGATGCCGCCGACCTGAGCGAGGCCGAGCGGCTCGGGTACTTCGGCCTGCTGGTCCAGGAATTCGGCCGCTTCGAGTTCACCCTCCGCGATGCCGTCGCGCTCGGATCCCCGGATCCGGTGAGCGACCGAGCAGTGCACACCGCACTCGCGGACACATTCGCAGCCGGCCTGCCCCTCGACACGCAGTTGGGTCAGCAATGGGGCGGTACCGGCATCTCTGGTGGCCAATGGCAACGACTTGCCCTGGCCCGGATCCGCCTCCGCGACGCCGGTGTCTGGATCCTCGACGAACCCACGTCGGCCATCGACGCGGAAGCGGAACGCGAGATCTTCGCCGACCTTCGCCGTACCAGACAGGCCCGGATCACGATCGTCGTCTCACACCGCGCCTGGACGCTGCGTGAGATGGATCGCATCTATGTCATCGACGGCGGCACGGTGGTGCAGGAAGGAACCTACCCCGAACTGATGGCCCGGCAAACCGGCCGCTTCGCCCGGCTGTTCGCCGCCCAGCAGGAGTGA
- a CDS encoding tetratricopeptide repeat protein, with product MPSEGSRRGSDDVQGAGFGGLLRRHRREAGLSQEALAERAGLSVDAIAALERGRRRAPRAHTLRLLADALRLGDPDRSRLTAAARKEADTTRTPMRQPPAPTNELIGRTTELAATTRLLGQRITRLLTLTGPGGVGKTRLTLAVANEVGDSFQDGICWVPLASLTDPAGVVPAVAAAVGLHPLESTRLVEEIAEQIGRSTMLLVFDNCSHLVATVGQISAALLEYCPNLSILASSRELLRLPGERVYVVPALSLPHDQDQLATSEAVRLFVDRATARGYDTTGQLDQVARVVRRLEGMPLAIELAAARTNVMTIEELASELETSFGILAGGSRTASPRQQSMYGAIEWSHALLTPAEREVFAQLSVFVGGWTLNAAATVMSGQAHPGPLERAEALDLTGRLVDKSLIRVTRRRGVTRYYMLAVIREFAADRLVAVGRTDEAAERHAQFYISLAEEAEEQLRGPAQEEWLDRLENELDNLRAAMAWALRTSSPAPALRLSAGLWLFCSMHGHYAEGSRWLERALALGDSLPADLMAELSPACAKANLGAGTLAFLQCEYDAATDRLQTALRQYKELDDPVGTALVLQRLGGVARERGDYGAAEDLHCESYDLYEGLGDRAGMAWAHNHLGFVAWLRGDLDIGARRCQRARDAFRIVGDGEGLAWSLISLGAIAQYRGELVEAEDLLQESLALSQRLGYREGVAWSLNQLGIIERRRGYTERAVHLLDESLAEHRDLGDRWRSASVLEELAAVAQQRERSEYAAFLLGAADGVREVIRAPVPVIEKADCEATRAAVEAALERRAFRTAWSAGRAAPLAAVADGYPPPGGAAADSPTLT from the coding sequence GTGCCATCAGAAGGGTCTCGCCGCGGCTCGGACGACGTGCAGGGGGCCGGATTCGGTGGCCTGTTGCGTCGGCACCGGCGTGAAGCCGGGCTGTCGCAGGAGGCATTGGCCGAGCGGGCTGGTCTGAGCGTCGACGCGATCGCGGCGTTGGAGCGCGGGCGCCGGCGTGCGCCGCGGGCGCACACGCTGCGTCTGCTCGCTGACGCGCTGCGACTCGGCGATCCCGACCGCTCCCGCCTGACCGCGGCCGCGCGGAAAGAGGCGGACACCACCCGTACGCCGATGCGGCAGCCACCCGCGCCGACGAACGAGCTGATCGGCCGCACGACCGAGCTTGCCGCCACGACCCGCCTGCTGGGCCAGCGAATCACGCGTTTGCTTACGCTGACCGGACCGGGCGGTGTCGGCAAGACCAGACTCACCCTCGCGGTGGCGAACGAGGTCGGGGACAGCTTCCAGGACGGCATCTGCTGGGTGCCGCTCGCGTCGCTGACAGACCCGGCCGGCGTCGTACCGGCGGTTGCTGCGGCCGTCGGCCTGCATCCGCTCGAGAGCACCCGGCTGGTCGAGGAGATCGCCGAGCAGATCGGCCGGAGCACGATGCTGCTGGTCTTCGACAACTGCTCGCACCTGGTCGCGACGGTCGGTCAGATCAGCGCAGCGTTGCTGGAGTACTGCCCGAACCTGTCGATCCTCGCGTCGAGCCGCGAGCTCCTCCGACTCCCGGGCGAAAGGGTGTACGTCGTACCGGCGCTCTCGTTGCCCCATGACCAGGACCAGCTGGCGACCTCGGAGGCCGTCCGGCTCTTCGTCGATCGAGCGACTGCGCGCGGCTACGACACGACCGGGCAGCTTGATCAGGTCGCCCGAGTCGTCCGCCGGCTCGAAGGCATGCCGCTCGCGATCGAGCTGGCCGCTGCGCGCACGAACGTGATGACGATCGAGGAGCTGGCCTCCGAGCTCGAAACGTCGTTCGGCATCCTGGCCGGCGGTTCGCGGACCGCCTCACCACGCCAGCAGTCGATGTACGGCGCGATCGAGTGGAGCCATGCCCTGCTCACGCCGGCCGAGCGGGAAGTCTTCGCCCAGCTGTCGGTGTTCGTCGGCGGGTGGACGCTGAATGCGGCCGCGACGGTCATGTCCGGGCAGGCGCATCCCGGTCCGCTGGAGCGGGCTGAAGCGCTCGACCTCACCGGACGGCTGGTCGACAAGTCATTGATCCGGGTGACCCGGCGGCGTGGCGTCACGCGGTACTACATGCTTGCCGTCATCCGTGAGTTCGCCGCCGACCGGCTGGTCGCCGTGGGCCGGACGGACGAGGCGGCCGAGCGGCACGCGCAGTTCTACATCAGTCTGGCCGAAGAGGCCGAGGAGCAGCTGCGCGGTCCGGCGCAGGAGGAGTGGCTCGACCGGCTGGAGAACGAGCTGGACAACCTGCGGGCCGCGATGGCGTGGGCGCTGCGGACCAGCTCGCCCGCCCCGGCCCTGCGCCTGTCGGCCGGCCTGTGGCTGTTCTGCTCGATGCACGGCCACTACGCCGAAGGCAGCCGATGGCTGGAGCGGGCGCTGGCGCTCGGCGACTCGCTGCCCGCTGACCTGATGGCCGAGCTGTCTCCGGCGTGTGCGAAGGCCAACCTGGGCGCCGGGACGCTGGCGTTCCTGCAGTGCGAGTACGACGCCGCGACCGACCGCTTGCAGACGGCCCTGCGCCAGTACAAGGAGCTGGACGACCCCGTCGGTACTGCGCTCGTGCTGCAGCGGCTGGGTGGAGTTGCTCGCGAGCGCGGGGACTACGGCGCCGCAGAGGACCTGCACTGTGAGAGCTACGACCTCTACGAGGGCCTCGGTGACCGGGCCGGGATGGCCTGGGCGCACAACCACCTCGGCTTCGTCGCCTGGCTCCGCGGCGACCTGGACATCGGTGCGCGCCGGTGCCAGCGCGCCCGCGATGCCTTCCGGATCGTCGGCGACGGCGAAGGTCTCGCCTGGTCGCTGATCAGCCTCGGCGCGATCGCGCAGTACCGCGGTGAGTTGGTCGAGGCGGAGGACCTGTTGCAGGAGAGCCTCGCGCTGTCGCAGCGGCTCGGGTACCGCGAGGGTGTGGCGTGGTCGCTGAACCAGCTCGGCATCATCGAGCGGCGTCGCGGCTACACCGAGCGCGCCGTACACCTGCTGGACGAGAGTCTTGCCGAGCATCGTGATCTGGGCGATCGGTGGCGGTCGGCCAGTGTGCTCGAGGAACTGGCAGCGGTCGCGCAGCAGCGCGAGCGGAGCGAGTACGCCGCGTTCCTGCTCGGTGCGGCGGACGGAGTCCGCGAGGTCATCCGCGCGCCTGTGCCGGTGATCGAGAAGGCCGACTGCGAGGCCACGCGAGCCGCGGTCGAAGCGGCGCTGGAACGGCGAGCCTTCCGGACCGCCTGGTCGGCCGGGCGGGCCGCGCCACTGGCCGCGGTGGCCGACGGCTATCCGCCACCCGGCGGCGCTGCGGCCGACTCACCGACGCTGACCTGA
- a CDS encoding ABC transporter substrate-binding protein: protein MRRLTGVVGAALGLALVLASCGDGKSSDSGSGGGAKSEVIAIAADPLEYINPLNENGSPGIQVAMAMFAPLVTTDPNTGKLQNVMADSVTPDKTSQTWTIKLKPGNTFQNGQPVTAKDYVDSWNMTAEGSNAWKNNGFFSKVDGYDALNPPTADGATPKPTAVKTLSGLKQVDNLTFTVKLKVPFSQFGLTLQYLGLAPLPEEVRKNPDAYKRKPIGNGPYKLAADWNAGDDIKLAKWDGYKASAAPEADSITYRFIPNADTAYNEFLAGNVDFTDVPSTKVKSFKTDAPDQWVTSVSSGANYLVFPAWDPRYKNPKLRHAFSEAIDRKAFADLVGLSDPAKGLIAPDINGYRADACKYCDFDATKAKQLLQEAGGFSGVVNISYSTTSATGQIFAEAIGNMLRQNLGLQVKYTGKQGSEITELADSRKLDGLRFGGWGHDYPSIEDYLTPMFKSNGDANFAGYSNPALDALLAKGDAEPDQDKAIKLYQQAEDIALEDMPLIPLYTKSNAYLHSAKIEPRVSKYVGVSALWATFK from the coding sequence GTGCGACGTCTGACTGGGGTAGTGGGGGCGGCACTCGGCTTAGCGCTGGTGCTCGCCTCATGTGGAGACGGCAAGAGCAGCGACAGCGGCTCCGGTGGTGGCGCGAAGAGCGAAGTCATCGCGATCGCCGCCGACCCGCTGGAGTACATCAACCCGTTGAACGAGAACGGCAGCCCGGGTATCCAGGTCGCGATGGCGATGTTCGCGCCGCTCGTGACCACGGACCCGAACACGGGCAAGCTGCAGAACGTGATGGCCGACTCGGTCACGCCGGACAAGACCAGCCAGACCTGGACCATCAAGCTGAAGCCCGGCAACACCTTCCAGAACGGCCAGCCGGTCACCGCGAAGGACTACGTCGACAGCTGGAACATGACGGCCGAGGGCTCGAACGCCTGGAAGAACAACGGATTCTTCTCCAAGGTCGACGGGTACGACGCGCTGAACCCGCCGACCGCGGACGGCGCCACGCCGAAGCCGACGGCGGTGAAGACGCTGAGCGGGCTGAAGCAGGTCGACAACCTGACCTTCACCGTGAAGCTCAAGGTGCCGTTCTCGCAGTTCGGTCTGACCCTGCAGTACCTGGGCCTGGCCCCGCTGCCGGAGGAGGTCCGCAAGAACCCGGATGCCTACAAGCGCAAGCCGATCGGCAACGGCCCGTACAAGCTGGCCGCCGACTGGAACGCCGGTGACGACATCAAGCTGGCCAAGTGGGACGGCTACAAGGCTTCGGCCGCGCCCGAGGCCGACTCGATCACGTACCGGTTCATCCCGAACGCGGACACGGCGTACAACGAGTTCCTGGCCGGCAACGTCGACTTCACCGACGTGCCGTCGACCAAGGTCAAGAGCTTCAAGACCGACGCGCCCGACCAGTGGGTGACCAGCGTCAGCTCCGGCGCGAATTATCTGGTGTTCCCGGCCTGGGACCCGCGGTACAAGAACCCGAAGCTGCGGCACGCGTTCTCGGAGGCGATCGACCGTAAGGCCTTCGCCGACCTGGTGGGCCTGTCCGACCCGGCCAAGGGCCTGATCGCGCCGGACATCAACGGCTACCGCGCCGACGCCTGCAAGTACTGCGACTTCGACGCCACCAAGGCCAAGCAGCTGCTGCAGGAGGCCGGCGGTTTCTCCGGCGTCGTCAACATCAGCTACAGCACCACGTCCGCGACCGGGCAGATCTTCGCCGAGGCGATCGGCAACATGCTCCGGCAGAACCTGGGCCTGCAGGTGAAGTACACCGGCAAGCAGGGATCGGAGATCACCGAGCTGGCCGACAGCCGCAAGCTGGACGGTCTGCGGTTCGGCGGCTGGGGTCACGACTACCCGTCGATCGAGGACTACCTGACGCCGATGTTCAAGTCCAACGGTGACGCGAACTTCGCCGGTTACAGCAACCCGGCGCTGGACGCCCTGCTGGCCAAGGGTGACGCCGAGCCGGACCAGGACAAGGCGATCAAGCTGTACCAGCAGGCCGAGGACATCGCGCTCGAGGACATGCCGCTGATCCCGCTGTACACCAAGTCGAACGCGTACCTGCACTCGGCCAAGATCGAGCCGCGGGTGTCGAAGTACGTCGGTGTCTCGGCGCTCTGGGCCACGTTCAAGTGA
- a CDS encoding ABC transporter permease, with translation MSDVQQITAAVGAEAQELGDGRTLSNRELLRALLRKPQFVLCSLLLLTFFTMAAVPKLFTSADPRFCELAKSRQSRGPGHPFGFDIQGCDYFANVIYGARPSVLVSICASFGVFILAGSLGLLAGYFPGFVDGLISRTADVLFSIPGIVVLIVILNSVQNRSIWIIVGVIFLIGWPGGMRLMRATVFSVRNREYVLAARSIGVPPLRILRKHVFPNAMAPLLAMTTLGIGGMVGLEAALTFLGVGLQPPSISWGSQFGVAASYRDTPHLFIWPALFISTMTISFMIIGDSIRDALDPKLLR, from the coding sequence ATGTCTGACGTCCAACAGATCACCGCGGCCGTCGGCGCCGAGGCGCAGGAGCTCGGCGACGGCCGCACCCTGTCCAACCGCGAGCTGCTGCGGGCGTTGCTGCGCAAGCCGCAGTTCGTGCTGTGCAGCCTGCTGCTGCTGACGTTCTTCACGATGGCGGCGGTGCCGAAGCTGTTCACGTCCGCCGATCCGCGGTTCTGCGAGCTCGCCAAGAGCCGCCAGAGCCGCGGCCCGGGGCATCCGTTCGGCTTCGACATCCAGGGCTGCGACTACTTCGCCAACGTCATCTACGGCGCCCGTCCGTCGGTGCTGGTCAGCATCTGCGCGAGCTTCGGCGTCTTCATCCTGGCCGGCTCGCTGGGTCTGCTGGCGGGGTACTTCCCCGGCTTCGTCGACGGCCTGATCTCGCGGACCGCCGACGTGCTGTTCTCGATCCCGGGCATCGTCGTGCTGATCGTGATCCTGAACTCCGTTCAGAACCGGAGCATCTGGATCATCGTCGGCGTCATCTTCCTGATCGGCTGGCCCGGCGGCATGCGGCTGATGCGCGCCACGGTGTTCTCGGTCCGCAACCGCGAGTACGTGCTCGCGGCCCGGTCGATCGGAGTGCCGCCGCTCCGGATCCTGCGCAAACACGTGTTCCCGAACGCGATGGCGCCGCTGCTGGCGATGACCACGCTCGGTATCGGCGGGATGGTCGGGCTGGAGGCCGCGCTGACGTTCCTCGGTGTGGGTCTGCAGCCGCCGTCGATCTCGTGGGGTTCGCAGTTCGGCGTGGCTGCGTCGTACCGCGACACCCCGCACCTGTTCATCTGGCCGGCGTTGTTCATCTCCACGATGACGATCTCGTTCATGATCATCGGCGACTCGATCCGGGACGCCCTCGACCCGAAACTTCTGCGATGA